tttactagcaatttgattatttttaattcgatttttttttagtctgtCTGTATTTGCTATACTTTCTTTAAATTACTTTAATGACCCAATGAATTGTCATTAAGAAATCAAAGCATTCTTAAATTAGTTAAGTGAAATGTTAAGGGTGTCACGTTTTCACACTTGCGTTGTTTGCTCAAAATCATatgcaaattaattaaaatctttTCAAATAGTCTtgtgatcttttttttaaatttttaatacttaaatagttaaaaaaatatatatttcttgAGTTATATTTGATTTTTCACACTTTAAATTAAAGTAGAACGAACAGGAAACACTTCACACATTGTTAACAGATGAAGGATAAATGTGTTCTTTCTACTCGCCAGCAGCCGGTGGTTCATATTATACAGGAGACAATAGGAAGATGACACTGCTGATAATTTGCTCCGTGACCTGACGAGTTTATGGTTTATATTTTTCAGCGTCTTGTTTAATGTAACATGATGTTATCTATTAAAACATGATCCCCTCAGTTTATCAGTCACATCAGTCCCTCATGTGTCACATGTGCTATCAAAAGCTGCATCAAGACAAAAAACAGTCAATGACAATTGGTGCACCTGCTTGTGATGCAAAGCAGCCTACAATACCCCTTGCAGTTCTTGGTGGTAGAAAATATAGTGAGGCTGTACTGAAACAGTGTGTTGGCTAGTGTCATAAAGTAAAGTTGCTTGCTTACAGTAAACCTCCTACCAGACATATCTGGAACTATCATAGTGTCTATATTAAAGCCACACAAGCTGAGCAATGGCTGAAGCCTCTAGTTTTTGGTCACTGGCTCTTGAGAAATTAAATTGTTAACAATTGTTGTCCAAGATCATAAAAAAGGGCATCAAGAAAAATGTGCAGAAACAATATATACGAGAATCAGTTTCTGAGAAGAACAGGATGTAGCCTAAAGTACAACTGAGTACTAACCTCATGGTGGTGGTTGAAGAAAAATCATGATGTATTTGGTTCATTGTTGAACCACACCGGTCCCAAGTTCatattttgcatttacgtgtggcaGAAAGGTGTTAAAGCTCCCACTTCATTATACCTTCCCAACCGTGGAAAATAATGGAAACACAGATGCAGActattttcttttgtgtctcACAAAAACTCAAGATGTCTGCCACTTAAATGCTCCGagctcgattgtggtttggtttatgtggcccaggctcatagaaaacaggtctggcctggatccggcatcaagctggcacttctgactgactggtgtcatgacagagtgtatgtcaaccagatgtgggccaggtctggcaatgatggcactgtttatgttcctattttcctattttagttagaagacccaaatgccatgttgtaatactatactgctatagAGGGTTTTCACCTACGTCATGTTCTGGGCAGTAACCTGGATGAGCGGCCATATTGGAGGCACTCGAAGGTAAACACTGCAATGGATCAATGTCTGAAACCACAGAAAAGCTCCTCAAAATGCGTTATAGATGCAAAGGCATACAGGGAAGGACTTGGTCCACAGGAAAGGCCACGATATTTGGAAAAGTTAAGGTTTATTGGTGGTGCAGATCCATACGAGTTGGCTCCTTCGTCTTGGATCAATGACAACCCGGAGAGTCTTGTGTCTATTGCACATCCTGATATCGTCAACTACCTGGTTTTCTCGCCAAGCCCATACACAGCGGAGGAccttaaatcttttaaaagtTTGGAGGCCTATAACCAGATGGTGTGTGGATGGGTGAGGGAGATGCAGTATCAAGTCATCAGCGACAGATGTGTTGTGAATGCCAAAGTAAGTAATGCAATAACATCTTTAATCAACCAAACCTTAACTGTATGATATCATCCCTTACCAAAAAGTAGCATACTTCAAGTATATTTTATTAAGTATGCTTAACTatagaaaaatacatttcccCAAGTATACTTCTATTCTCCAAGTACACTGATAGAAATATACTGGCAGTTTACTAGTATACTACTTTGTACTAAATTGGTCCCCTTTAAGTTTATAAAAGCACACTTTGAAGTACACTTAAAGTTCATTACAAGTAAACTAAAGAGTACCTGAAAGATTACTTTAAGTCTACTTTTAGTTAATGAAAGTACACTTTAATGTGTACTGAAAGTCATCTTTTAGGTATACTATTAGTTTACTACCAGTAAACTTCAAGTGCCCATTTTACtttacaaaaaatacactgtGAAGTAACTTTTTAGGTTTGCTATTACTACTACCAATAAACTTCTAGTTATACTTCTTCTCCATGTTTAATGCTAAGTAAAAAATGTGACAAACATAGATTCAGGTATTTTATTTGGCTCCAAAGTATTtccatcgaaaggagccagttgaggtggttcgggcatctaacaaggatgccccctgggcgcctcctgggtgaggttttccgggcaCGTCCCACCGGGACGAGGCCCGggacagacccaggacacactggagagattatatctctcggctggcctgagAACGcctggtgttcccccggataagctggaggaggtggccggggagagggaggtctgggcttctctgcttgggctgctgcccccgcgtcTCGGCCCCGGATAaacggaagaaaatggatggatggattgatggattgTATTTCCAGTAAAATGTAACCTCAGTCTCTAACCTTGTCACTGCAGTGTAAAGAACAGTCCACTGAGTGTAAAAAGGTATTATTAAAACACTACCACTTAAGTATATCAGTGAAAAGTTGAAATATAAGTATGAGTTAAGAATACTTAGACTTttagtatatttttttttagcaaaagcAAAGTATAAGTAATATTAACTTTGCAAATTATATCTTCAAATAACTACATTAAGAGCAAACTGAAGTATACTCttatttttagtttaaaattaGTATACTTGAAGCACACGTGCATATCTACTTTTTGGTAAGGAATGAATACCATGGGTGTAATGTTAGCCATGAGTTTTTCATTTCAAGGACCTCCAGTTTGATATGCATTAGTATTTGATATGCACTGTCTACATTTCTATATACACTGTACACTAAAAACTACAGAGCACTTATCACTATCAGAGTTTAAAACCCCTGGGGGGCCTGGACCTTACATTATGAACAAGTGATGCAGATAAGATAAATCTTTATTAATCACCAGAGGGGAAATTCAATTGTTGCAGTAGTACAAGTATTCAGTAGTAATGCAGAAATAGAAATAGATATGTAAGAAAAACAGTGCAAAAAATGCAGTGTATGAgtgtataataatatataagactacctgttattttttttaagtgaaatggTGAGAAACCATTCTGTTCttacagtattatttttttgctttgtcttatATTCAGATACTCCATTCTCAATCAATCCGAGCAACACCCCTGGATCCCTGGATAACCGCTGAGAAGTCTGGCCGGATACTTGGAGCCCGCTGTACATGCATGGCGGGCCTCGGAGAGACGTGCACACATGTTGCTGCATTGTTGTTTCTCATTGAAGAAACAATGAAGTTGAGAGACTCAAAGACAGTGACTCAAGAAACGGCATATTGGCTGTTACCTACTGCATCGTCAAAGGTGGAATTCTGGGAATGCCGGAAGATTGACTTCACTGTAACAAAGAGACCTCAAGTAAGAGTTGGCAAGATGAAATGTGCTGCTCATGGACAGTCATCTGAGGAACAAAGCTATGCACTTCGGGGACTTTTAATGTTAGTGAGATATTGTAATGcaataaaaaacagacattaCATACAAAATTGTGTTTACAGTTATTTAATTGTACTATAGTATATACTATATGCTATAATTTATAGTACTGTATAGTTTATAAGCTAAGTGTTCTGATAACTGTGCGGGTTTCCTTTAATAAATCTGTTCAGATGAAAGTGTTATGCTGTGTGTTCTCTTCCACATTACAATAACAATGACTGAACAAAGACTGTATATGTCTTTGTTTAGTTTGTATGTACTTAATAGTCAATTATGAATAATTTTAGGCTATAATATAGTCCAGACTGGTTGATATTTTTGacagtgaataaaaaaaaagtacttcaGTCAAAATCAACAATTGATGGGCAAAGGTTCACCAGAGCACAACAGACAAGTCCAATCTTATCAGTGGTACAATAACCATCATTATCTTTGCACATCAAGAAATCAATTGGCAGCATTCCCTCCAAAATAGTATATTTCTGGCACGCGCTACCAATCACACGCTCAACATGAATCCTGACGTGGGcaattttccttttgttttccaAGTCAACAGGAGCTAACTGGGACCTTCCATTAGTGAAGGCTGGAATTTTTACATGAGCCATTCTACAACCTAAAGTGGCCTGAATATTAAAGCAACAATCAGCAGGAACAAGATCACCAGGAACTATGTTGTCCAAAAAGCCACATTTTTCGGTTATGTATTTGTAAATGAATTTGCAAATGAATGTTTTCAGTTCTAAGACTTTGAAGTTCACTTAGCCTCAATGAAATCACCAGTCATATCAATTTGAGTCCCTATATTGCACAAATTACTGCTGATGTAATCACTTGTCAAAGGGTTATCGTCAGtcccagcagcaggagcagcagcagcagcttcatcctTCAGTCTCTGTTGGGTTCTATTCAAACGACGTTTGTAGCGTGATGTCTGTGTTTCTTTGCTGACCTGTCATTCCAACAGATGGCAACCAATCTGGGTCATCATTTTGGTAAAGTTCAGACCTTTTACCTGTAATACAAGTCAAAAGCTTGATATGAATTATATTATCATTACACTACCTGATAAGAAATAAGCCAAACAAATTTGGATGTTGTCCAGTTTTTTGCCTTGTAGATCCTGCTTCAGTTTCGctaaccacaacaacaaccacacacTCCTTTCCTCTGATAACTTTCGGCATTGTTCTCCCTGATTTGTAATAACTTGTGACAGTCTATAAAGCTGCAAATGTTTTTCACGGTCTGACCGATTGGTACAGCCGAAAACACGGCAATAATTCACCATTTCCTTTCGTTCGACATTTGAAATCTATTTAAGTGCGTGTGCTTTGTTTACGTCCAGTATCTCCAATATGGCGACTTCTGATTTGATGACACGGCAATAACGCACTGTGAAAATCCACTATAGTAGCCAATGTTTCAattgcaggtttgacaggtttgtgagtgtgcaCTTTATCAAGTGTACAGGCTCACTTGAGCTAGTGACGGTTTACATATCCTTGCCAGtgagtggctgtagctcaggccgTAGAGCAGATcacctactgattggaaggttagcggttcgatccctggctgctccagtctgcatgtaaagaatgtagttagaaagcacCCAGTTTAGAGAAAATGTGTGAGTGTGGCATGTTATacagagcactttgagtaatctgggagagtagaaacgTGTAATATCAGAACCCGCCCATTTACTGTATGAACACAGTTTCAGTGTTCATACAAACCACAGTTCAATGTCTGCTCTTTGATATGTGAGCAGGGTACACCACTAGTTGTTAACAAGAACAGCATGTTCTTACCACAGCCAAATGTTGGCAAGGAAGAACTCCGAATGTTCCAAGCAAACATGCCTATGGCTGTTCTGCAGATAGGCAGAACCAGCCACTCCAgattttttcacaggtgtggTTGAAGTATTCGGTGTGCATCAGTTGGTAGCTTTCATTTACTTCCATATTAGTTTGGTATCAAAAAATATCAAAGCAAGATTGTCACCTGCAAGTTTATACATCTGTGAGTCAGTCCCATTGGAAAAACATCACCAATATCAATACTTTTGTCAAACTTTTGGTTTTTTGTAAATCCCATGTGAGTGATACACAAAcagtgtacttgtatgtattcaTAAAATGAAGCTCCATGAGAACTACAGCCTTTCTCAGCACTGCCCTCATCATCCTTCAATAGATTATGTTACTCAGTCAGTAGTTTCACTCAGGCTGCTTCTCTTACCACTGTTTAGGTTTTCTGCAGGTTTCTTTTCTAGGTATTTACCTTGCTGTGCAAACTCCATTTCTGAGAGCGTTATTGAGAGTGAGGTTATCGACAAACCATTCGGAGGAAATTTAGTTTGGATTTTTTCACTAATTGAAGTTTGATGGGACACGTCGTTTTCAAAATTTTCAGAAGGAATTTCAGGAGAaacatctgttttgttttttttgttttttaatttgttcatttcaggcacaacaaaatacatatattgaacataaagtgcacaaaacaaaaaacaaaaattacctgaaaaggagtgggacaAAAAAAACTTATTAAATCTCACCCCTATACTCACtcatcaataaaaaaaacaataagctTCCCGCAGCTACGCCCATCGTTGCAAACCAAACAAACCCATCAACAGCCCCGGGCACATGCAAGCATCTCAACTGCAGCTCGCAAACAACAAATAGAACCTTCATAACAGAATAAAGAATATATTAATTACAAATTGCATTAGGtaacaggcaataataattacatagtaagaaacacacatacattatacatacatacatacatatatatctacacacacatgtacatacatgtacatacatacgcacacacttttttttttttttttttttgaatccataccagcaatggtaagagaacagacattACAGAGCACACTAAAACCATCATTGATtatactgtgaccagaccaactgtttgtagaggaatttaaatctatgaatatttttgcattgtttcagttgtaactcagactgttccagattttcacaccacatacagacacacaaaaaccttgACGGGTTGTTCGAGTTCTGGGTAATTTGAATTCCCCGaagcctctcacattataaACCCTTTCTcaaatttcaaatatagtttgtaaatttgcaggtagaagtttattaaaggctttgtataaaattatggatgtattgtaattaaccagatcctggaatttaagtaactttgcctgaagaaagagtttgtgagtatgatctagataaccagccttgtgaataatatgcagtgctcgtttctgtactgtgactaatggattagttgtatttttatatgtttccccacacttccacacaatatgtaaaatatggaagaaccagggtacagtacagagtacgaagtgcatctttatcaaggtatggtttcactttgttcaaaactgcgaggcttctggaaattttggtttttatgtgtctgacgtggggtttccatgaaattttgttatcaattacgactcccaaaaatttgttttcactcacattatcaATTGGTACACCTTCAATGATAATTGGtaattctatattatattttaaattgccaaaaaacattgctttagttttatttatatttaatgataatttatttatatccatcaattttttttaattaattttagctcCCTGTTTACGGTCATTACAAGATCAGTATAATCATCgctactgaaaaatatgttggtgtcatctgcgaacagtatgaatttaagtacttgagaaacatcaaaaatatcatttatgtatacattgaaaagttttggtcccaacactgacccttggggaacaccacatgtaataccaagtttctctgaatggtaatgccctatgctaacatattgttcccgacccgttaggtaactttttaaccagttaccagctttccctcgaacaccatatctttccaatttatccaataaaattgagtgattgattgtgtcgaaggcctttttgagatcaacaaaaataccaactgcatatttatttttatccagtgCTTTAGTAATTTCTTCTACTGCCTCAATTATCGCCATTGAAGTGGTTCTTTGCGTTCTGAAACCATACTgaccaacatttattatttgatgtttttcaaggaatttttctaatcttgaattaaaaagtttttctaaaatttttgagaattgaggcagtagagaaataggcctataattggtaaagctgtgtttgtcattacttttgtatagtggtattactttcgcaattttcattttttttggaaaacaaccggactgaaatgataaattacagacATATGTTAAGGGACTAGCAATATTCAGAATAACCTGTTTAACTACAGACACATTTATGTCATGATAATCCATTGAAgacttacttttacattttaatgtgatatttattacttcttgctcatttgtagctgagaggaacagtgaaaagggatttgattttatattactgatattttcatttttttgacacgGGATGTCCGCTGCTAGTTCAGGgccaacatttataaaaaatttaTTGAACCCATCAACAATGTTACTCATGTTGTAATTTACACCATTTGcatcaatgaaatattcaggatatgatgttccagaagatcctTGTTTGATTAAGTTATTTAACACATCCCAAGTtccttttatattgtttttattttcatataatcTTCTTCTATAATAAAGTTGTTTACTCGTTCTTATAATATCAGtcaatttatttctatatgctttatatctttgttccacttcttttgtttttactttgatgaactgtttatacagattgtttttctttttgcaagcattgataattccttttgtgagccaaggactttttatcttttttttctttatcttgtGTTCATTTACAGGACAATGTTTATTGTACAACATAGTGAAAATATCTAGGAAATTGTCATAAGCCTTGTCCACATCTGACTCTTCATACACCGAACTCCAATCTTGTTGTGCTAAATCGAAATTGAAGGCATGAATTgcttcttcatttattgttcgcTTTGCTATCGTAATCTtggtatctattttttttaaatcacagtcacacaaagtaaaaactggtaagtggtcagttatgtcacagacaagcAGGCCACTATTAATTACGAAATCCATGACATTAGTAAAAATCTTGTCAATAATAGCGGCGCTATGTGATGTTATTCTGCTtggctttgttattgttgtttaaaatgatttaatttgCTTTGGTAGTTGAAATTACATATAGTGCTGGACCTTTGCGTGATACAATAGTCTGCCTCACAGAAAGGATAACCCTGACACAGGCAGTACAGCTTTATATACTGAGACAATAACAAAGATTATCTTCTCCCAGCATGGACGTGGTAGTCCTGCTGTCTTATGAATCCTCTCCCCATTCACATCCGCTCACTTCCTTGACCTCCTATCTGCTCCTTTTCCTGGATTCAGAGAGACGTGGACACAAAACATGCCCTATGTAGCCTTGATTACCGAATTTTATTATTCATTGTTCTTCTACTGATTCTAAGGTCTGGTTCAGGATATCTTGTTCAGACTCTCTGATCCAGAGACTTCTAGAAAACCATTATCATGTGTATGAGCACAActgcattgtgtataaataaaataattattaatgaaacagatttatttaataatttaattcaaAAATCTAAGCAGCCTTAATTTAAGAGAATAATATTTTGTAGCAGTAAAAGTTTTGTTTCTTCTAAAGTGAACATACAGAATGTGACACATAAAAGTAAATGTTGCCAAAGACAACCTCGTTAGTGGCGGTAACAAATTGTGCGTTTTATTATTCCAGTACTTTAAACCAAATTCCACAACTGCTTAACAGACTGTAATTAAACCTATTCAAAGACCAACAAGTCTGACTGGAAATAATCAGCCCTGATTATTTATAGAAATGTGGGCAGCTGAAcataatgtttaaatatttagagTTTAAAACCCTTAAGAGCCCAGACCCATTTTTTACCGTCATAAAAACTATGGGAGAATCAATTTTGAAACATTAACAGAAACTGTCCTCAATGTTAAAGGGGCGGTGACACCTGTGTCACTGTTGGTGCTTAAGGGCTAAGACGTCACAAAACAGGTGCAGTTTACGATGACTCTCCAACAGTTTGTGCGCTGTTTCATTGTGGTGATCATTTTCTTATGCAAAGGTGAGAAAaaggttttttcttctttagatatttttttattactgaGATTTTATCAGGGTTGGAAGAAGTACGAGATTAATTAGAGGTACAAATGTTGACTGTGACATAAAGATGAACAAACAggttaatatttaaatgtttcaacAACAGTCAGCAATAAAATCTTGCTTTTAGAATGTGATCATTTCTTCATCTTACATATATTTGCACTCAACCGGTTTAACTCTGTGTAGTTTCTTAGTTATCCAGGTCATGGTATTCTAAGGAGCTTTAAGTTTGttaaagacatttcacctctctcaGATGAGAGGAGGTGAAACATTCACCTTTTTTCAAGCTTcttaaaaagttttatttctggATGCTTACCATGCTGGTCTGAATGATCAcctgaaaatgagaaaacagaCATTTGTACAAGTTCTTTTACAAGTTTTAAGCTTGGTTTGAACCTTTCTGTCCTTCTGTCAGCTGTACAGTAATGAGAACATATACACAGTAATATCCACATTTGTTGCAGTGACAGAGCGTGCTGacttttggtttttctttaaactctgaatttattttgtgctgtaaaatcttCCAGTATCCTGACATAGAGGAGGAACTATCTGTGCATCACATCTCCCAGCAGAGCGTTGCACTAATCAGTGTTATCTGTCATCTGAGtggttttaatgtgtttaaCTGTGCTCTTTTATTTTGCCAGCATGTAGCAGCAGGGCTgtgaacagcagcagcatcacaGAAGGTCATGATGCAGCATCAGGAAGCTGGCCCTCATATGCTGCTGTAGTTATAGTTGGATTTCAATTTGGTGCGTCCTTAATCAACGAGCAGTGGGTGCTGACAGCTGCATCTTTCATTCCACTGTGAGTCAATGCTGcaagtttacatttttgttgatgaaaaaactcaaagaaattgaagacataaaagtaaaaagaaaaaggaaactcATGACATTGCATTGTCCTGTGATAGAGAGAAAAGGTGCCATTTAAAAATAACGTtttgtgtccatgtgtgtgtgaagtgaCACATTGACACGGTGGGATCCAACAGTCTATCTGGGAGGCTACAGCCTGTCAGGTTCAAACCCAAATGAAGTGAATCGGACTCTGGAGAAGATTATCTGCCATCCTGAATTCGACTTTGCAACTCTCAAGAACGACATTTGTCTTCTGAAGCTGTCGGCTCCTGTGAATTTCACAGACCACATTCAGCCGACCTGCTTAGCCTCAGAAAACAGCACTTACAACAATGAGAGCAGCAGCTGGGTCATTGGTTTGGGTTATAATAGTAAGttgtaaaacatttattttcggTTACAGCATTGTGTTGGTGTTTCTGGGGCCTAATATTTAAATTCTCTCCAATTAGGTGATGGTACATTCACCAAAACCCTGCAGGAGGCCAAAGTACCAATCGTGGGAAACAATGAGTGCAAAGGCATCTTTCAAGGGAGCTATCCCAAGATCACAGAGAACATGATCTGTGCTGGAGACAAGGATTCATGCTTGGTGACTAcaacctttattttttattaaaaaatatgtgGAGCTGTCTGTTGTGACAACCTCTTGCGTTAATAAGGGCACAGCTAAAGCAGGCTTTATGTGTAAAAGTATGCATAGACTGTATTTCAATAAGGACAGATCATTAGACAGAATAAACATGATTTACTGGTGAAAAGACAGTGAAAGGGCTGAGAGATGGCAGAGGCCAGGAGAGAAGCAGAGCTTGGGTTAAGGCTCAGGGCCCATGATGACTGACAGAGAACAAAGAGCAGTGAAGGCTGAGAATGAAAGAGGTAAGAGCCATGATTGCACCGGGCTGCTGATAGATGACagaacttgtttttgtttttgttttttttatgtaaaggCTCATTATACTGGGCTGAATTACTTTTGTATAAATGGCCCTATGAGAAACATGGTGTTCCACATTAAACAATGACATAAAAGCGGCTGAAGCTGTGGTAAACCGATACCTACCTGAAAAGGTCATTGTGGAATTCAGTTGAACTATGCAGTTAAACGTGACATGTTTCACTAATTCATAACTTGCTAGCAAAAAACTTGAAAGCCCTTAGTCGATGGTTACTGCAGTTCAGTGGCTTTGGGAAATACTCTGCTCAGTCAGTTTAAAGCATGACCCTGCTGATTTCTAAACAAATGAGTTTTAAGCGATTGCTGAGTCCACAGTTAACACTTTTGTAAAGAAGACCACTCTGCAGATGAGAGACTGTGTCTAGAGGTCGTTATGAGTGAACATCTGTAAGGTTTGAATAGCAGAGTTTTGAGGCGAGTTTCACCAGTTTTTCTGGTTACTCAAACAGAACATAACTTACTGCCAAACCTGAAAGAGGAAGATCACCTTCTGCTTAGAGGGGTGATGCACATCACGAGAATGAACTTTAATTTACTCATGTTGGATGTGTTGCTCCAGCGCTGTGAGCTTAGGAGGAAAATGCAGATGGTTAATTGATCATTGTTACTAGaatgacttttgcacaatatgaGTTTAAAGAAATCAAAAGATTCTAAAGAaatctaaaatctaaagaaaatactGAGTTTTAGCCTTACAGAAAAAATGAAGGACATAATCATAATTCAAACAGAGGTCTGAAGAAATAACAACCCAGCACACAATAGGCtaaatgaaaaattaagttCTACGAGTCTCAGAAATGACCTCCACATCTGGTTTGGGATCAACAGTTGAACCTTTACGCATTTTGAAACCTTAAAACCACAAacttaaatttttttatttagattttctgTCATAGACCAACACAAAGTAGCACATAATTGTGAGGTGGTATGAAAATGATACAGGGTTTTCATAATATTAAACAAATGGAAATCTGAAAAGTGTGACATGCCTTTGTATTCAGGACCCTTTTATTCTGATACCTCTAAATAAAATGAAGTGCAGTCAGTTGCTTTCAGAAGTCACCTAATTAGATAATAGAGTTCACTTGTGTGTAAATTAGTCACCTACACCTGCTCTGTGGAGGCCTCAGTGGTTTGTTAGAGAACAGAATACAGCCCTGTGCAGCTCCTCTTGTGTAACTGCTCATTTCATGTTATCTCCAACAACTCTTTGGACTGTGccggagacacagcaaaccttgtGACAGATGTGTCATCCTGGAGGAGTTGGTTTTCCTTAGAAAGCAGGTTACGTCTCATGTAGCCAGCCGTGACAAGGATGTTAACAAAAAGTTAAACTagatcagtggttcccaaactatttttgccaggcccccttttttacaagaaaaatgttcgcgcccccccacaaacgcatcctccaaacacacacacccatattttgctccattgtggtttatttcacacctcaaacatttagtaaatgattaagtaaatacaagtaaaccgcaataaattacaggtagtaataaaatatactaactcttttacgctaagtccacacctacacgggtatttttgaaaactcagctgtttatgcgtttgggcttttcgtcaacacaaacggcgttgcgattcaccgaaaacggagattatttaaaacctCCGTGTTtgggtttatgtgtggacgaggaatacagagttcgtcatgcaacgtcaaaggtatgtgcctcttttcacgtcatgCTGtacgccacgttattgtttacatgagatgaattgcagaatggcagatggagacaaaatactgttaatctgactatcttcagg
Above is a window of Oreochromis niloticus isolate F11D_XX linkage group LG19, O_niloticus_UMD_NMBU, whole genome shotgun sequence DNA encoding:
- the LOC109196038 gene encoding serine protease 48-like encodes the protein MTLQQFVRCFIVVIIFLCKACSSRAVNSSSITEGHDAASGSWPSYAAVVIVGFQFGASLINEQWVLTAASFIPLDTLTRWDPTVYLGGYSLSGSNPNEVNRTLEKIICHPEFDFATLKNDICLLKLSAPVNFTDHIQPTCLASENSTYNNESSSWVIGLGYNSDGTFTKTLQEAKVPIVGNNECKGIFQGSYPKITENMICAGDKDSCLFTYGAPLMTKSGSVWLQSGVLSVSACDAFPSVFTRVSQYQKWISDTVRGTQPGFVTFTSPDSSSPITTAPDV